GAGATCCACGCTCAACACTGGCTCGACGCCGTCTACGACTCCGACTGGGGACGCGACTGGGAACAGCAGGTCCGACGAGCGCAGCACCGCTTCGCCAGTGGCTTCCTCGACTTCACCAGCCCCTTCGACAGCCGGGATCACCTCAAGGAGGACTTCTACGCGACCTTCGACGGCACCGAGGCCGTCCTCGCCGAGGATCTCCCGGCGTACCGAGCCGAACGACGCCGAGGCAAGACCGGCGAAGGCCGCCTGCTGGCCTCGCGATTCCTTATCCCGCTGCCCGACCACCTGCGGTCCCGCAGCAAGTACGCCGGCCGCCTCGGTGTCACCGTCATCAACGGCGACTACGATCCCGAACTCGGACTCAAGGGCATCCTCGAAGACCAGCGCTACCAACCCGGAGAGATCCTGTGATCACCGCCGACGATGTGGGCGGCGTCCACGTCAAGTACCTGTACCACTGCCCACGTCAACTCTGGCTGTACGCCCGCGGATTCCGCCCCGAACACCTCAACGACGCCGTGCAGCTCGGCACCGCCGTCCATGAGCTGTCCTACTCCCGCTTCAGCCCCGTCGACCTCGGCGCCGCCACCCTGGACCACCTCGACAACCAGCTGTGGGTCCACGAGATCAAGCATTCCGCGAAGCGCAGGGAAGCCGACCACGCACAAGCCCGCCACTACTGCCATCAGCTCGTCCGCATCGGCGTCGACGTGCAGGGCGCCGTACTGCACTACCGCAACCCGCGCAAGACCGAACGCTTCCCTTACACCGACGACGAACACCAGAAAGCCACCGAGGACATCGATCGGGTCCTCGACATCGTCGCCCATGCGGAATCCCCGCCCAGGCTCGGCCGGACCAGCTGCCGAGGGTGCAGCTACCTCGACTACTGCTGGAGTCAGTGATGCCCGCGACCTCTCGAACCTACTGGCTGACCACGCCCTGCCGCCTGCGTCGCCAAGACGACAGCATCCGCGTCGAACGCGACGGCCACCCGCCCACGTTCCTGCCCATCGAGGACGTGCGCGACATCATCGCCGCCGCCGAGGTCGACCTCAACACCTCCATGATGAGCCTGCTCAACAAGCACCGCATCCAGATCCACATCCTCGGCTACTACGGCGACTACGCCGGATCGTTCCTGCCCGCCGAGACCGCCGTCTCGGGAACCGTCGCCCTCAACCAGATGCGGCTGGCCTCCGACGACGAACACGCCCTGCCCATCGCCCGAGCCCTCATCGACAACGCCGCCTTCAACATCCGCTGGGTCATCGACAGGAAACTGCTCACCCGCTCCTACGGCGTCCTCAAGGAATCCATCGCCGAGGCCACCACCCGGGAACAACTCATGGCCGCCGAAGGCAACTTCCGACGAAGCGCCTGGGAAGTCCTCGACACCCGACTGCCCGACTGGCTCCAACTCGACGGCCGCAGCCGCCGCCCACCCCGTAACGCGGGCAACGCCGTCATCAGCTACATCAACGGAATCCTCTACGCCCGTATCCTCAGCGCACTACGCCTCACGCCGCTGCACACCGGCATCGCCTTCCTCCACGCCACCATGCAACGCCACCGGCATTCCCTCGCCCTCGACCTAGCGGAGGTCTTCAAGCCCCTCTTCGCCGAACGCATCCTGATCCGCCTGGCCAACCGCCGCCAGCTCAAACCACAACACTTCGACATCAACACCAACCAGGCCATGCTCAGCGAATCCGGCCGGAAACTGATCGTGCAGACCGTGCGCGACGACCTCGCCGAGACCGTCAAACACCGAACCCTCGGCCGCAACGTCTCCTACGACGAACTCATCTACCTCGACGCCCTCGCACTCACCCGCACCTGCCTCGAAGGCAGCACCTACACGCCGTTCCGCGTCTGGTGGTGACCATGTACACCATCCTGGTCTACGACACCGCCACCGAACGCAACGCCGCAGTCCTCCGCACCTGCCGAAAATACCTGCGACACCAACAACGCAGCGTCTTCGAGGGAGAACTCAGCCCAGCCCAGATGCTCCGACTCCGCACCGAACTCGAACAACGCATCGACCGCGCCTACGACCACATCCTCGTCTACACGTTCCCACCCGGAACCGACCCCAGACGCCAATCCTGGGGCGGCCCCGACGACCAACCACACGACATCCTCTGACCCCCGCATTTCAGCGGAACCCCCGGGCCGGACGTCAAACCTCCGGTCCTCTGCGAAAACACCACAAAAACCCCGACTGGGAACGCCGGTGACCTGCGGCTTTACTCTCGGGTCTTCATCTGCCCTAGGAGGGTTCGCAACAGGTAGAGGCCGTCGATCGCGCCGGCCAGGCGACCGGTCTTCATCTGCCCTAGGAGGGTTCGCAACAGAGCCGGTCAGCCGGAGAAGCGGGCGCGGTACTCATGTCTTCATCTGCCCTAGGAGGGTTCGCAACCCGCCACCCGGACCAGTCAGGCCGAGGAGCAGGGGTCTTCATCTGCCCTAGGAGGGTTCGCAACGGGCAAGCCGCACCTCGGCGCGCAGCCTCGCTGTGGTGTCTTCATCTGCCCTAGGAGGGTTCGCAACCTCCGGCCTGGATGGCCTGCCCGCTGGAATCGCCCTGTCTTCATCTGCCCTAGGAGGGTTCGCAACGTGGAGCGTTGGCGGGCGCGTCAGGAGCGCCGCGGTCTTCATCTGCCCTAGGAGGGTTCGCAACCCCTGGCGGACGGCGTGGCGGTGCGGTAGCCGCACGCGTCTTCATCTGCCCTAGGAGGGTTCGCAACCCGGGTTCTCGGTCCAGTCCCTGGCGACCGTGCAGGGGTCTTCATCTGCCCTAGGAGGGTTCGCAACACCCGCCCGGCCTGGGGGCAGCGGTGCGGGGAGATCGTCTTCATCTGCCCTAGGAGGGTTCGCAACATGACGACCCGTGCGCCGCGTGACATCCGCGCCGACGTCTTCATCTGCCCTAGGAGGGTTCGCAACCAGAGCTGAGTGGTTCAGAGGCGGCACGGACCCAGGTCTTCATCTGCCCTAGGAGGGTTCGCAACAAGCCATCCCGCAGGCGCGGGCGCGGGTGTCCGAGAGGTCTTCATCTGCCCTAGGAGGGTTCGCAACTCCATGAGATGACCGAGGCGCCTCAGCGGTCGTCTTCATCTGCCCTAGGAGGGTTCGCAACACGCTCCCGAGCGTGATCCCCGCGCGCGGGTGGTCAGGTCTTCATCTGCCCTGGGAGGGTTCGCAACCGAGGGTGATGCCATCCAGTCCGCTGATCGACCCGGTTTCATCTGCCCTAGGAGGAGGCCGACAGACAACCGAAGTTCACGGTGTTCGAGTCGCCACGCGACGACTTCGAGGGTCGCCAACCGTGTGCCCCGCAGGTGCAGCGCCCCGGTCGAAAGATCGCGGAGAGCGTAACCATCGTGACAAGCACAACGCGCAGGCATACGTCCACATGGCAGCAGTGATCACACGTGGGTAGCGGCACCTGCGATGCGCACCGTATGGCCCAGGGGAAGGCAGCACAGAGAAACTCCGCCCGTGAACACCGTGCAGGCGGCACAGGGCCGAAGGCCCACAGAAATCGTCAGACCAAATCCACTACCGACAACGACCAATCACTCACTCCCTATGTTCGGACACATGATGGCGTAGTGATCGATCCCGACGGCAGAAAGGCACCGCATCCGGTCGAACGAGCATGCCCCCTGCGCAGCCCTGGTGGCCGTCGACCAGAACCTTCGTCTCTGCGTCGAGGGCGTCTCGTCCGCAAGCTCAGGCTCGGACGGTCGTCCAGTGTCGGCTGATGCGGGTCCACCAGGTGACGTTGGCGGCGAGGGTGGTCTGGGTGTCGAGGGTGCGGGCGCGGTGTTCGACGGGGATCGGTGCGGTGTTGGTGCGGTAGTGCTCGAGTGCGGTACGGATCATGACGGTGTGGGCGAGGGCGTCGGCGGTGTCGTGGTCGTGTCCGTCGGTGAGGGCC
This genomic stretch from Actinoalloteichus hoggarensis harbors:
- a CDS encoding CRISPR-associated protein Cas4, which encodes MITADDVGGVHVKYLYHCPRQLWLYARGFRPEHLNDAVQLGTAVHELSYSRFSPVDLGAATLDHLDNQLWVHEIKHSAKRREADHAQARHYCHQLVRIGVDVQGAVLHYRNPRKTERFPYTDDEHQKATEDIDRVLDIVAHAESPPRLGRTSCRGCSYLDYCWSQ
- the cas1b gene encoding type I-B CRISPR-associated endonuclease Cas1b, with the translated sequence MPATSRTYWLTTPCRLRRQDDSIRVERDGHPPTFLPIEDVRDIIAAAEVDLNTSMMSLLNKHRIQIHILGYYGDYAGSFLPAETAVSGTVALNQMRLASDDEHALPIARALIDNAAFNIRWVIDRKLLTRSYGVLKESIAEATTREQLMAAEGNFRRSAWEVLDTRLPDWLQLDGRSRRPPRNAGNAVISYINGILYARILSALRLTPLHTGIAFLHATMQRHRHSLALDLAEVFKPLFAERILIRLANRRQLKPQHFDINTNQAMLSESGRKLIVQTVRDDLAETVKHRTLGRNVSYDELIYLDALALTRTCLEGSTYTPFRVWW
- the cas2 gene encoding CRISPR-associated endonuclease Cas2; the encoded protein is MYTILVYDTATERNAAVLRTCRKYLRHQQRSVFEGELSPAQMLRLRTELEQRIDRAYDHILVYTFPPGTDPRRQSWGGPDDQPHDIL